One genomic segment of Bacteroidota bacterium includes these proteins:
- a CDS encoding glycoside hydrolase family 13 protein yields the protein MTQTSQAQTLNADDPSSFVPAWVKDAIFYQIFPERFANGNKTIDPPNVEPWGGVPKTKNYFGGDLQGIVNRLDYVSDLGVNCLYLTPIFWSNSNHKYHAKDYLTIDPHFGDERVFKILVDECHARGIRIILDGVFNHTGVDFFAFEDIKKNGKKSQYVHWYNIYSFPVGPPSKPNYECWWNWGDLPKLMTHNPDVRDYLFKATEHWMSFGIDGWRLDVPNEIPHPFWIEWRKLVKKLNPDAYIVGEIWDDASPWLQGDQFDAVMNYRFRRACLDFFIDRKSSPSEFDAALAKVRNDYSEEISSVMQNLLGSHDTERFLTLCKNDKETVKLAWLFQMTYVGAPMVYYGDEIGMTGGKDPGSRGTMIWDEAKQDAELLATLKGLIALRNEHPVFRHGTYEPFLADDKNKLYGFRRIHPDRRTTAVVVLNAGESTQAIDIREAGWFRTSDWHQRWPIDAGNKPASSRGSHLLAKKSGLILIGSVSG from the coding sequence ATGACCCAAACATCGCAAGCCCAAACGTTGAATGCGGATGACCCGTCATCATTCGTCCCGGCATGGGTGAAGGATGCAATCTTCTACCAAATCTTTCCGGAACGGTTCGCCAACGGTAACAAAACAATCGATCCGCCAAACGTTGAGCCGTGGGGCGGAGTACCCAAAACGAAAAACTACTTCGGCGGCGACTTGCAGGGTATAGTCAACCGGCTTGATTACGTCTCCGATCTCGGCGTCAACTGTCTCTATCTCACTCCCATCTTCTGGTCGAACAGCAATCACAAGTATCACGCAAAGGATTATCTCACGATTGATCCCCACTTCGGGGACGAGAGGGTCTTCAAGATTCTTGTCGATGAGTGTCATGCCCGCGGAATACGCATTATTCTCGACGGCGTGTTCAATCACACGGGCGTTGACTTCTTTGCGTTCGAAGACATCAAGAAGAACGGGAAGAAGTCACAATATGTACATTGGTACAACATCTACAGCTTTCCTGTCGGGCCGCCGTCGAAGCCCAACTACGAATGCTGGTGGAATTGGGGCGACCTTCCGAAACTCATGACGCACAATCCAGACGTTCGTGACTATCTCTTCAAGGCGACTGAACATTGGATGAGCTTCGGCATCGACGGGTGGAGGCTGGACGTCCCGAACGAAATTCCTCATCCCTTCTGGATCGAATGGAGGAAGCTCGTCAAGAAGCTGAATCCGGACGCGTATATTGTCGGCGAGATATGGGATGACGCGTCGCCGTGGCTTCAGGGAGATCAGTTCGATGCGGTAATGAACTACAGATTTCGCCGGGCCTGCCTTGATTTCTTCATCGATCGGAAATCAAGTCCTTCAGAATTTGATGCAGCGCTCGCAAAAGTCAGAAATGACTATTCAGAAGAAATCAGTTCTGTGATGCAGAATCTGTTGGGAAGTCACGACACTGAGCGCTTTCTGACTCTTTGCAAGAATGACAAAGAAACGGTGAAACTTGCGTGGCTGTTCCAGATGACGTATGTCGGCGCGCCGATGGTGTATTACGGCGACGAGATTGGAATGACCGGCGGCAAGGATCCCGGTTCGCGAGGCACAATGATTTGGGATGAAGCAAAACAGGACGCCGAATTGCTTGCGACATTGAAAGGCCTCATCGCCCTCCGGAATGAACATCCCGTGTTCCGGCACGGGACATACGAGCCGTTTCTTGCTGATGACAAGAACAAACTGTACGGGTTCAGAAGGATTCATCCCGACAGGAGAACGACTGCCGTTGTTGTTCTGAACGCTGGAGAATCAACTCAAGCAATTGATATTCGGGAAGCGGGTTGGTTTCGAACATCGGATTGGCATCAACGCTGGCCCATTGATGCCGGTAACAAGCCTGCGTCTTCGAGGGGGAGCCATCTCTTGGCGAAGAAATCAGGGCTCATTCTCATCGGGTCTGTATCCGGATGA
- a CDS encoding T9SS type A sorting domain-containing protein, with the protein MKLRLLWVAMAAAVALSANAQDSVDVTFRYNITGFPGGISVPGQFNGWNNTAWPMSYQGGTLWTRNARLAVGGNPGGPIVGAYQYKFYYNGASPWPNDPLNHHFNPSDNDNSFIIVKDPTIYHLLPNQRTSTVSTARPTISAFIFPKVGSTFDTTQLSLIIDGNTISGIGSSYDFASKQMNYTLTTDLANGGHTVILQAGATRDTVNFVVQVGGPIQAQIPPYAKHGVTLPSPASNDSTTFRLRVGATNFVAVRVAPLGQPVAGAPPVIMRKNFTSDDWWINISLPPGTYEYQFQTGSGNPFNDPWGRFNGTYGTRFTIGPEGLTADDYVWQSTSYQRPPLNKLVIYEMNVAEFVGGYLGLPSGQIGTFTQLANMMGYFDSLGINAIELMPVNDYALIGRSGFSWGYDLSHHFALEPAYGTPRDFKVLVDSAHARGIAIIVDVVFNHLNDPGPLWAMQPDVTTNPYFKLCADLRYNEDQLCFFRDMDHWTNQTQEYVYEVLKMWIDEYRVDGFRYDFTQGIGWNINEPTRGILGWANRIAQEYQGQIYQIAEHLPESPALVFHSGMTGGWHDSFRDEIFDEARFRNRSLVNFENLVIDLGAYPGNDIPATPSSYANRTEPVNATVTHDEQSLIFEMTTFQSVPLAEALLRDKLYGTFIFASLGIPMLWQGMEHSEPRGWQTDNQKLLYRPVQFGFRGTQRGQEHYAWYSTLIRQRKYNPALYQGALIRLFRYTAQKTLVWGFQDVSSNARFVAVANLSGAQQTVTNVPWLGSGTFYDILDQSTLEVSGSNVASMTLPAYTARCYTNLPDSVLLEVKPVDHTLPAEYALGQNYPNPFNPSTTINFRIKESGYTTLTVYDVLGREVEKLVSNDLQAGSYSVEFIPRNLSSGVYLYRLTSGSYVETKKLMLTK; encoded by the coding sequence ATGAAACTGAGACTACTCTGGGTTGCAATGGCTGCCGCTGTTGCACTGTCGGCGAATGCTCAAGACAGCGTGGACGTGACGTTCCGGTACAACATTACCGGTTTCCCCGGCGGCATATCGGTTCCCGGGCAGTTCAACGGCTGGAACAATACCGCCTGGCCGATGTCGTATCAAGGCGGCACATTGTGGACGCGCAATGCCCGTCTTGCGGTCGGAGGGAATCCCGGCGGACCTATTGTTGGCGCATACCAGTACAAGTTCTACTACAACGGCGCTTCGCCTTGGCCTAATGATCCGCTCAACCATCACTTCAATCCGTCCGATAATGACAATTCGTTTATTATTGTCAAAGACCCGACGATTTATCATCTTCTCCCCAATCAACGGACGAGTACTGTCAGCACAGCCCGTCCAACTATCTCGGCGTTCATTTTCCCGAAAGTGGGATCAACCTTCGATACAACCCAGTTGTCGTTGATAATTGATGGGAATACTATTTCGGGAATCGGAAGCTCATACGATTTTGCATCGAAGCAGATGAACTACACCCTCACAACCGATCTCGCTAACGGCGGACACACGGTTATCCTGCAGGCCGGCGCGACGCGGGATACCGTGAACTTCGTGGTACAAGTCGGCGGGCCGATTCAGGCGCAAATCCCGCCTTACGCGAAGCATGGCGTAACGCTTCCGTCACCAGCGTCGAATGATTCGACTACGTTTCGCTTGAGGGTCGGAGCGACGAACTTTGTGGCGGTTCGGGTTGCTCCGCTCGGACAGCCTGTCGCCGGCGCTCCCCCCGTCATCATGCGAAAGAATTTTACATCGGATGATTGGTGGATCAACATCTCACTTCCTCCGGGTACGTACGAATATCAATTCCAAACCGGAAGCGGAAATCCGTTCAACGACCCGTGGGGGCGATTCAACGGTACGTACGGAACGCGATTCACCATCGGGCCGGAGGGCCTGACCGCGGATGACTACGTTTGGCAATCCACCAGCTATCAGCGTCCACCGCTCAACAAACTCGTCATCTATGAAATGAATGTGGCGGAATTTGTCGGAGGCTATCTTGGTTTGCCTTCGGGACAAATCGGGACATTCACACAACTTGCCAACATGATGGGCTATTTCGATTCTCTCGGAATCAATGCAATCGAACTCATGCCGGTCAATGATTATGCATTGATAGGGCGATCAGGATTTTCGTGGGGATACGATCTGAGCCATCATTTTGCACTTGAACCGGCATACGGCACGCCGCGTGACTTCAAGGTGCTGGTCGATTCGGCGCATGCCCGCGGCATCGCAATCATTGTGGATGTGGTGTTCAATCATCTGAACGATCCCGGTCCCTTGTGGGCAATGCAACCCGATGTCACAACCAATCCGTACTTCAAGCTCTGCGCCGATCTCCGCTACAATGAAGATCAACTGTGCTTCTTCCGCGACATGGATCACTGGACGAACCAGACGCAGGAGTATGTGTACGAAGTGTTGAAGATGTGGATTGATGAATATCGCGTTGACGGCTTCCGGTATGATTTTACGCAAGGGATCGGCTGGAACATCAACGAACCCACGAGGGGAATCCTCGGATGGGCGAACAGAATTGCGCAGGAGTATCAGGGACAAATCTACCAGATTGCCGAACATCTTCCTGAAAGTCCCGCACTCGTTTTCCACAGCGGAATGACCGGCGGGTGGCATGACAGCTTCCGTGATGAAATCTTTGACGAAGCGCGCTTCCGCAATCGCTCGCTTGTCAATTTTGAAAACCTCGTTATCGATCTCGGAGCCTATCCCGGCAACGATATTCCCGCAACACCCTCATCGTACGCCAATCGCACCGAGCCCGTCAATGCAACGGTGACCCACGATGAGCAATCGCTGATCTTTGAAATGACAACGTTCCAAAGTGTGCCGCTTGCCGAAGCATTGTTGCGCGACAAGTTGTACGGCACATTCATTTTTGCATCACTCGGGATTCCCATGCTGTGGCAGGGAATGGAGCACAGCGAGCCCCGGGGGTGGCAGACTGACAATCAGAAACTCTTGTATCGTCCGGTACAATTCGGCTTCCGCGGAACGCAGCGCGGACAGGAACATTACGCGTGGTATTCAACCTTGATCCGCCAGAGAAAATACAATCCGGCGTTGTATCAAGGGGCGTTGATCCGTTTGTTCCGTTACACGGCCCAGAAAACACTTGTGTGGGGATTCCAGGACGTCAGCTCGAACGCCCGGTTCGTCGCCGTGGCGAATCTGAGTGGAGCCCAGCAGACTGTTACGAACGTGCCGTGGTTAGGTTCGGGGACGTTCTACGACATTCTGGATCAATCCACGCTTGAAGTCAGCGGGTCGAACGTCGCGAGCATGACTTTGCCCGCGTACACGGCCCGTTGCTATACGAATCTGCCTGACAGTGTCCTGCTCGAAGTCAAGCCGGTTGACCATACTCTCCCGGCAGAATATGCCCTCGGACAGAACTATCCAAATCCATTCAATCCTTCAACGACAATAAATTTCAGAATCAAGGAAAGCGGATACACAACGCTCACGGTGTACGATGTACTCGGTCGGGAAGTGGAGAAACTCGTGAGCAATGATCTTCAGGCGGGGAGTTACTCCGTCGAGTTCATTCCTCGCAACCTTTCCAGCGGTGTGTACCTGTATCGACTGACCTCGGGATCGTATGTTGAAACTAAGAAGCTCATGCTGACTAAGTAA